One Ricinus communis isolate WT05 ecotype wild-type chromosome 2, ASM1957865v1, whole genome shotgun sequence DNA segment encodes these proteins:
- the LOC8277187 gene encoding DNA-directed RNA polymerase III subunit RPC9 isoform X2 produces MKIKNPNAGALTNFEVLDFLKARGAGKDSSRVIAPVAPSEYKVYDYLMETPACRQTREQINEFMEKCKAYKLAKAEILNIINIVPRELVELDPTDYREIRGAVRRPAGRSKRLGL; encoded by the exons ATGAAGAT AAAAAATCCCAATGCTGGCGCACTCACCAATTTTGAAGTACTTGACTTTCTGAAGGCAAGGGGTGCCGGTAAGGATAGTTCAAGGGTTATTGCTCCAGTAGCACCATCAGAATACAag GTTTATGATTATTTGATGGAGACTCCGGCTTGCAGGCAAACTAGAGAGCAAATCAATGAGTTCATGGAGAAGTGCAAGGCTTACAAACTTGCAAAAGCTGAGATCCTCAATATCATTAACATTGTGCCTCGTGAATTAGTCGAACTTGACCCG ACAGATTATAGAGAAATCCGAGGTGCGGTTCGGAGACCTGCTGGAAGAAGTAAAAGACTTGGTTTGTGA
- the LOC8277187 gene encoding DNA-directed RNA polymerase III subunit RPC9 isoform X1: MKIKNPNAGALTNFEVLDFLKARGAGKDSSRVIAPVAPSEYKVYDYLMETPACRQTREQINEFMEKCKAYKLAKAEILNIINIVPRELVELDPIIEKSEVRFGDLLEEVKDLVCDIFPPPPGEPAAEEGGEEDHEERN, translated from the exons ATGAAGAT AAAAAATCCCAATGCTGGCGCACTCACCAATTTTGAAGTACTTGACTTTCTGAAGGCAAGGGGTGCCGGTAAGGATAGTTCAAGGGTTATTGCTCCAGTAGCACCATCAGAATACAag GTTTATGATTATTTGATGGAGACTCCGGCTTGCAGGCAAACTAGAGAGCAAATCAATGAGTTCATGGAGAAGTGCAAGGCTTACAAACTTGCAAAAGCTGAGATCCTCAATATCATTAACATTGTGCCTCGTGAATTAGTCGAACTTGACCCG ATTATAGAGAAATCCGAGGTGCGGTTCGGAGACCTGCTGGAAGAAGTAAAAGACTTGGTTTGTGATATATTTCCGCCACCTCCAGGCGAACCGGCAGCTGAAGAAGGGGGAGAGGAGGATCACGAAGAAAGGAATTAG
- the LOC125369258 gene encoding uncharacterized protein LOC125369258 produces MVDNAAGGAMLERTADEVYDIFEMLGANSQQKSVRTKRVGVNEVVSNNEMAMQIAELTKQVKILASTKNYKAMRNNDHNPPQILRNQNQHQYQNQEPQYPRNQNPPFPNQGQAPQRKSSLEETLHSFMTATHDRMERNKKKTDSIEALVKRFIQIGQIAEADDELFDNNVENLIEKDSSYAGTLKEGGLVDVEITKGGLQKKGRIEPNLGQKEKDNEAFSRPEFHKAAEPYKPHIPFPNRLKESKQDKQFFEIFDMLSKVNINLPLLDVISNMSAYAKFFKELNSNKRRYENNEKVMVSETVSAVLQQQLPYKMKDPGSFTVDITMGDKKVAKAMLDLGASINLMPYSTYAQLGLGELKSTTMSLQLVDRSIKYPRGIVEDLLI; encoded by the exons ATGGTGGATAATGCAGCTGGGGGTGCTATGCTAGAAAGAACTGCAGATGAGGTTTATGACATTTTTGAAATGTTAGGAGCCAATTCACAACAAAAGAGTGTGAGAACAAAAAGAGTAGGAGTGAATGAAGTTGTATCTAATAATGAGATGGCTATGCAAATAGCCGAATTAACTAAACAAGTTAAGATTCTTGCTTCAACTAAGAATTACAAAGCAATGAG AAATAACGATCATAACCCACCACAAATACTGAGGAACCAAAACCAGCACCAGTATCAGAATCAAGAGCCTCAATACCCAAGGAACCAAAACCCTCCATTCCCTAATCAAGGACAAGCccctcaaagaaaatcaagtttGGAGGAAACACTCCACTCTTTTATGACGGCTACCCATGACAGAATGGAGAGGAATAAGAAGAAAACTGATTCCATAGAAGCTTTAGTAAAACGATTTATTCAAATTGGGCAAATTGCTGAAGcg GATGAtgagttatttgataataatgttGAAAATCTAATTGAAAAAGATTCTTCTTACGCAGGTACATTAAAAGAAGGTGGACTAGTTGATGTAGAGATAACTAAAGGAGGTTtacaaaaaaaaggaagaatagAGCCCAATCTTGGGCAGAAAGAGAAAGACAATGAGGCGTTTTCAAGACCTGAGTTTCATAAGGCGGCTGAGCCTTATAAGCCTCATATTCCGTTCCCGAACAGAttgaaagaaagcaaacaaGATAAgcaattttttgaaatttttgataTGCTTTCTAAAGTTAACATTAATTTGCCCTTGTTGGATGTGATCAGTAATATGTCAGCTtatgctaagttctttaaGGAACTCAATTCCAACAAGAGGAGATATGAGAATAATGAAAAAGTTATGGTGTCTGAAACAGTAAGTGCAGTTCTCCAACAACAGTTACCTTATAAGATGAAAGATCCTGGGAGCTTTACCGTTGATATTACAATGGGGGATAAAAAGGTTGCTAAAGCCATGTTGGATTTGGGAGCAAGCATCAATTTAATGCCATATTCAACATATGCACAACTTGGCTTAGGAGAATTGAAGTCGACCACCATGTCTCTGCAACTGGTTGATAGGTCAATTAAATATCCAAGAGGCATAGTGGAAGACTTGCTGATTTAG
- the LOC8277188 gene encoding pentatricopeptide repeat-containing protein At4g31850, chloroplastic has product MKTMGLSKGILRYLPVYSNYSIFSYSTLSSPAKSLVSSSRPFFGNPIIWNKSCTLIISSRPFLSSFETHPSSHSWFLCNYHGWRSLSSFSSSGLCSSSSIVFPCSQSSKLLGFNRFNYRYEGYTSQGLNLYLFSYPGYGSLRLYSVSSSDASLYKKLHTDELRPKATRKQVSVIIGLLITEDNELETKLNSLGVRLSIGSVRWVFQVLNREKKSALQFFHWIRRWQPELEGNSDICSLVIDNCGHLDDYKAMRCLLDGFSLQRLFLTKKAFEYLQLTSSKEELLKKATQNVVDILQEIGGTSYGTGVPSLIEMFSDLGSFDMAKFVIEKTGRKLSYYNVLIRELCRRGDFKAARDLMDEIGKEGCNPSAHTYNYIISSLLKNGKNADACEVFQEMQDNDCPPDALTFEIFIYNSCNEGKLDNAFEFFDDMVARGLEPRLLTHAAFIKGFFNSQQYEKAYKYVVGSDDKYSSNVNYSLLANLHQKQGNLVDAENILSEMIKKGLRPHFNVFMKVKKHLMKSGNEELATSLQKKFLQLEVRA; this is encoded by the coding sequence ATGAAAACAATGGGTCTTTCAAAGGGGATTCTCAGGTATCTCCCAGTTTATTCTAATTActctattttctcttattccaCTCTCTCTTCTCCTGCTAAAAGCCTAGTTTCATCATCAAGGCCCTTTTTTGGAAATCCAATAATCTGGAATAAGTCATGTACATTGATTATCTCATCTAGGCCTTTTTTATCTAGTTTTGAAACACATCCATCTTCTCATTCTTGGTTTTTGTGTAATTACCATGGCTGGAGAAGTTTATCCTCATTTTCCTCAAGTGGGTTATGTTCTTCTAGTTCTATAGTATTCCCATGTTCTCAATCTTCAAAACTTTTAGgttttaatagatttaattacAGGTATGAGGGTTATACAAGTCAAGGTTTGAATCTTTATTTGTTCTCCTATCCGGGTTATGGCTCCTTAAGACTTTATTCTGTGTCATCTTCTGATGCTTCTCTGTATAAAAAATTGCATACTGATGAACTTAGGCCAAAAGCAACTCGAAAGCAAGTCTCGGTGATCATTGGTCTACTGATTACTGAAGATAATGAGTTGGAGACTAAGTTGAATTCTTTGGGAGTTAGACTATCTATTGGTTCTGTGAGATGGGTTTTTCAGGTTTTAAATCGTGAGAAAAAGTCTGCATTGCAGTTTTTTCATTGGATTAGACGTTGGCAGCCTGAATTGGAAGGTAACTCTGACATCTGTAGTTTGGTCATTGATAATTGCGGTCATTTAGATGATTATAAGGCTATGCGATGCCTTTTGGACGGGTTTAGTTTGCAGAGATTGTTCCTTACCAAAAAGGCATTTGAGTACTTACAACTTACCTCTTCGAAAGAGGAGTTGTTGAAGAAAGCCACTCAGAATGTGGTTGATATTCTGCAAGAAATTGGGGGAACATCTTATGGAACTGGAGTTCCCTCATTGATTGAGATGTTCAGTGATTTAGGATCCTTTGACATGGCTAAGTTTGTGATTGAGAAGACAGGGAGGAAGTTGTCTTACTACAATGTGTTGATTAGGGAGTTGTGCCGAAGAGGTGATTTTAAAGCAGCAAGAGATCTGATGGATGAGATTGGGAAGGAAGGATGCAATCCAAGTGCCCATACttacaattatattattagtagtTTGCTCAAGAATGGGAAAAATGCCGATGCTTGTGAAGTATTTCAGGAAATGCAAGATAATGATtgtcctcctgatgcattaacttttgaaatttttatatataactcTTGTAATGAGGGAAAACTGGATAATGCTTTTGAGTTTTTTGATGATATGGTGGCAAGAGGTCTTGAACCTCGTTTACTAACACATGCTGCTTTTATCAAGGGATTTTTCAACTCACAGCAATATGAGAAGGCATACAAGTATGTTGTGGGTTCAGATGATAAGTACTCTAGCAATGTGAATTACAGCTTGCTTGCAAATCTCCATCAGAAACAGGGTAATCTGGTGGATGCTGAAAATATTCTTTCTGAAATGATTAAGAAGGGCCTTAGACCACATTTTAATGTGTTTATGAAAGTCAAAAAGCATCTCATGAAGTCTGGCAATGAGGAATTAGCAACAAGTTTACAGAAGAAGTTTCTCCAGCTTGAAGTTAGAGCTTAG
- the LOC8277186 gene encoding protein phosphatase methylesterase 1: MDSSKDLTSLPEEGREIEEAEAEPSVSAFDSVPRRPPPPAQSSLHKYSPLDWKELFDREEDVSVPSSTDVFHVYIAGTDGPVVFCLHGGGYSGLSFALSASKIKEKARIVAMDLRGHGKTSTENDLDLSIETMCNDVVAVLKEMYGDNPPAIVLVGHSMGGSVAVHVAAKKALPSLAGLVVVDVVEGTAMASLVHMQKILSNRMQHFSSIEKAIEWSVKGGALRNIDSARISVPTTLKYDDSKKCYVYRSRLEETEQYWREWYEGVSEKFLSSPVPKLLLLAGTDRLDRTLTIGQMQGKFQMAVVRHTGHAIQEDVPDEFATLIVNFISRNRIGPHGVEIPGLCRPLQASQPQH; encoded by the exons ATGGATTCATCAAAAGACCTCACTTCACTTCCCGAAGAGGGCCGTGAAATAGAAGAAGCAGAAGCAGAGCCGTCGGTATCTGCTTTTGACTCTGTTCCTCGTCGCCCTCCTCCTCCTGCTCA AAGCTCATTACACAAATATTCTCCTCTTGACTGGAAAGAGTTATTTGATCGAGAGGAAGATGTTTCCGTTCCCAGTTCAACTGAT GTATTTCATGTGTATATCGCAGGAACTGATGGGCCCGTTGTTTTTTGTCTTCATGGAGGTGGTTATTCTGG gcTTTCGTTTGCACTTTCCGCAAGCAAAATAAAGGAGAAAGCCCGGATAGTTGCCATGGACTTGAGAGGACATGGGAAAACATCCACAGAAAATGATCTTGACCTATCCATAGAG ACCATGTGCAATGATGTTGTGGCTGTGTTGAAGGAGATGTACGGAGACAATCCTCCTGCAATTGTGCTTGTTGGCCACAG CATGGGGGGCTCAGTTGCCGTGCATGTTGCTGCTAAGAAAGCATTACCTAGCTTGGCTGGGCTGGTTGTTGTAGATGTTGTAGAG GGAACAGCTATGGCTTCTTTGGTTCACATGCAGAAAATCTTATCAAACAGGATGCAACATTTCTCAAGCATAGAAAAAGCA ATAGAATGGAGTGTCAAGGGTGGTGCTTTAAGAAACATTGATTCTGCTCGCATATCTGTGCCAACCACTTTAAAGTACGATGACTCGAAGAAATG CTATGTTTATCGATCACGTCTAGAAGAAACAGAACAATACTGGAGAGAATG GTATGAGGGCGTTTCGGAAAAATTTTTATCATCTCCGGTTCCAAAACTCCTGCTTTTAGCAGGAACAGACAGACTGGACAG AACTCTTACAATTGGCCAAATGCAAGGCAAGTTCCAAATGGCGGTTGTCAGACATACCGGACATGCTATTCAG GAAGATGTACCTGATGAATTTGCAACCCTGATAGTTAATTTCATATCTCGCAATCGTATAGGGCCTCATGGAGTTGAG ATACCTGGACTTTGTCGGCCATTGCAGGCTTCACAGCCACAACATTGA